The window GTAAGAACTACTGCTCAAAAGATTATTACAGTAGTCTTTCAGAAACACTAGAGGGTTGGCCagtgtaaaatataatttaaagaaaatatcgcTTTCCACTTTTCAGGTGGCTTAATAAAGGTTACTgctggtatttttcatttctttagaacCGTAATGACCATGTTTGTAGCCCTTAACCTTGATATGCTTCTCACTAACAGAGTTGCACAGTTGGAAGGGTTCCTTCTCAGTGACACCATTCAGTCTTAGTGACTTCCAAATATGGCACCACATGATCATTTCTAATTCTGAGAACTGTCTTCCCAGTTCTGTCAAGTTCAGATTTGTCACCTATGAGATGCCAGGAAACATGCATAAGGGAAATGACAATTTTTTATTCTTAACCATGAACATGACAACTTTGTGAACCACTTAAGGCATAAGTTGAATACTTCATTTTTTATAAGTATCGTTAAGGGAGATCTGACTTTCTAGAATATGATATGAGAGGTAGAAAAAGAGGTACCTAACCTATGAAATGGAAATGAGGTTATCTGATAGAAGCATAGATTGGCTGCCAAATTTTGAGATtcagaaaaactaaaaacttAGATGtgccttaatatttattttgaaaaagaaatctgtTGTTTTTAGCTTTTGATTTTCTATGTGTTGTTATCTATAGGTGTAAAATACTAGACAGACATTTGGTGATACTGTCCAAGAAACATCTTGAGACCAAATTTTTGAAGCTGAATGTGGAAAAAGCACCTTTCCTTTGTGAGAGACTGCATATCAAAGTCATTCCCACGCTAGCACTGGTGAAAGATGGAAAAACACAAGATTTTGTTGTTGGATTTTCTGACCTAGGAAATACAGATGACTTCACCACAGAAACTTTAGAATGGAGGCTGGGTTGTTCTGATATTCTCAATTACAGGTAACTTTTAGTAAACTATCAATTTATATTAATTCACATATCCAGTTGATTTTTTAGAGAatttatgttaatatttattttatggaacTAAGATCTTTAAGCTGAGATGTAGAAAAATTTTCACAAAGGAaaagcatatttcttttttttttttttaagtttttttatttattattattttttttggcggtacgcgggcctctccctgttgtggcctctcccgttgcagagcacaggctccggacgtgcaggctcaacggccatggctcacaggcccagccgctccgcggcatgtgggatcttcccggaccgggtcacgaacccgtgtcccctgcatcggcaggcggactctcaaccactgcgccaccagggaagcccccggaaaAGCATATTTCTTAAAGTGTACATTAGCATGATCTTACAGCAAAATCAGagttataaataaaattgacCTTGGATCTTGGAGTCCATCTGACTATAAAAGTTTTCAAACTAACAGATCCTATGGAATCTAATTCTCTGTTAATCTGGAAACCCAAAATGACACTCCAGAAGAATTGACTCCTTCCTGATTTAAACGAGATTAATCAAATTGATAATGACTTACATTAAAAATCTAATGTTTGAAAGTAGATATTCCTGTATCACTTGTAGAATCtgataaaacatataaaatctcATCTCTATGCTTAGCTTAAATTACTACTCTGGGAAACAGTCTCAGAAAACCATCTGTTGATAAAATCCAACTTCCATTTTCCACTTATCTCTTTGTCCACTTCTCTAGACAAATAATTTATCTAATTCCACAAATCAGAGCATATCATCTTATCTTTTGTGCCtgtttttcatttgcaaaaataaCAGGTAAAATTTTCCAGTTATTCCAGTCAGAGTGCCTTTTGATAAGTAGAAAGTTCTCTCATCTTTttacttcccttcctcctttatcTCTGAATCTTTCCTCCACATGCATAAATCATTCCTACATTGTAGTGATTGATTTTggagttttaggttttattttcttaatattaagtaaaatgttaatattaaataaaattattttgaagtgaTTTCAGACTTTAAATAAGTTGGAAACTAGTACAAAGAATTCTTGAATTCTTGTATATCATTCACCCATGTCCCTcaattttcaacattttatatttgctttatcgTTCTCTTTCTagatatatataaactttttttcaGAACCATTTGATTGGACGTTGTAGATATATTGTCCCTTTACTCCTAAATATTTCTGTGTGCATTTCCTAAGAACAGGAACATTTTATACAACCACAGTACAatttattaaaacacaaaatacatAGTTTACAGACCTTATTCAAATTCCACcattgtcccaataatgtcctcCATACTGGAAAAATGGGTTCTGTGTACTTACTATGTATTTTCAATTTCCATTAACCTGTAGCAACTTGTTCCCCTCCTTTGTTTTTCAATACtttaacatttttgaagagtacaaACTAGTTATTTTATAGAGCATCTCCCAGTTTGTTTCAAAATTAGATTCAGATTCTGCATGTTTTCCACAGGTATATTATGGAAGTGATGTTGTATTCTTTCTTCTCAGTGTACCATATCAGGAGATATATGATGGTTTGTCTCATTGCTGGTGGTGGTAACTGTGCACTGGTTAACCAGTTGTCTACCAAGCCAACTGGTGATTTAAGGAAGAACTTCTCCAGACCCCACATTAACTTACTTCTTCATTTATCTGTATTAGAATGGGCTGTAGATTCTTTTATTCAGTGGGTTATAgtttgttgctgttattgtttaCTTTGAAGCTCAGATTGCCTCAGATTTGGCCAGTGAGAGCCTTTCATACtggcttctgtgtccttttgacacaTCCCCATAATTCTTTGAGCACTTTCTGGTGCACTTAAGGTCTTTTAGGGGGCCTCGTGTTATACTCTCCATAGGAATTGGCTTTTTCTCCAAGATGCCATGGTTCCTTTCAGTGGCAAATGATATTTCAAAACCAAGATCTAGCTGCTAGGAATATTTTGAGGCGTCATGAAAAGAGTTCCATTCTAATTCTGAGTTAATGATAATGAATTCCATGAGTTTTGTTGATGTCTATAGAGATCTAAGCATTAAAAGGTGTTAAATAGAATCAAACCAGTCATAACAGGCTATCAAAAATAGAGCATGGTTTTCCTGTGTCATTCTCAGGAGAGAATCTAATACAGATTCAGCATAcccaaaacagataaaaataactGATTTCCTTGTATGCTTTTTAGTCAGAAATTTTGTTGGTGCATCCCGTGAAATGTTAATCAGTaattaatgataaaataaaacgCTGATCTAAAGCATTTAGTAGTACATAATAAGGTTTAAAACTATTAACTATCAGTGTAAATAATATACCTCTTCCTTGACaccaacattttaaagaaaattttactcTATTATGTTACAGTGAGGATAGGTTTTTGTGCAGTTTAGTATACCAGCTGTACTAAACCATACAGAATAAGTGTTTTtcaaatttgctttctttttagtgGAAATTTAACGGAGCCACCATTTCAGAGCCAAAAGAAATTTGGAACAAACTTCACAAAGCTGGAAAAGAAAACTATTCGAGGAAAGAAATATGATTCTGACTCTGATGATGATTAATTCTTTGTAAATCGTCTCCTGACTTCAGAATTCGATGTGTTTTCTaaattctgttgatttcagtACATTCGTCTCCTAATGGTCACATTCTAGAGTTTTATGCAGTTGCATCATATTGAAAAACATCTGTGATATTTTCTGTGTGGAGTTTGTGTTTAAGTTGAGGAAAACTTCTGAGTTCTAAATATCTGAGTAGGGTCTGGATTCTCTATTTTTGAGATTGGTTTTATCACAATATGATTCTTACATTTTTATACCATTCACAATTGTGTTTTTAATCTACTGGATTGGAAATAGAAATACAGCACACTATTCCAGGACTAATTCTTACCTAGCATTATTTACTTTATAAAGAGGTCAAGTAACATTTACTGGTGTAACAGACTGCACTTGTAATTGATTAGAAACACTCTTCTGGAATATATTTAAGTAACTATTAAAGAACTGTATTTATTCTGTATGCTGCATGGTGTTGTTGAGTCAACTGATGGCAACAGAAAGCTTTTTCAGGTTGTGAACATACTGCCTTATTTAAAGGGTCTTGATTGCTTGTATTTTAAGACATGTATTAAACAGTCAAGAAGCACTTTCGAAATGGCAACCTGAGACATACAGACCCCTAGTGAAACAATCATAactggtcaatttttttttagaaattaaagtcTCTGGAAATTGTCATAAGAGCACACAGCAAACAAACATTTATCCAAGAAAATACTCAATCTTGGTAAGAATAGTGAGTCTCTGTGGTATTTGAACCATGACCCTGCACCCTTCCTCCCCTCATCTCCCAGTCTTGGCCTACAATTTATCCCTAGGAGGAGTAGACTGCTAGCATCTCTCATTCCCCCAAGGTCTGTGTTGCAGAAGCTCTGTTCCAAGCAGCAGTATTAAAGAGGTCTGAGCCTTCCTTCCTCCACCCAGTCCCCACTTGTAGCACAGAATATCTACCCCAGGAATACTGTTTTCTAATCACTGTTGCCCTGGCATACTCATAAACTAGAGCAATAGTGATTAGGGTGGAGGTTCCATGGAAGGAGAGGCAAGCAGAGAAGATCAAGGGCTACCACCCACTGCTCTACTTACAGACTACTAGCAAAGCCAGCTACTCTCCCTATCCCCAGTGCTGAGGGAGTAGCACAGAGGTTCTGCCCAGTGGGAGAAACGGGCTGTAAAAACAGCTTCCATAGCATTCCCTGAAGGGACTGACTTTATTTAGAACAGAGTGAGAGAAGTTGAAGCATAAGGATGCTGCTGCAGACAAAGGAGATTTCAGGTGGGGTTGGGGGTGAAGTAAGAGGAGCCTGGGATCTCCAGGTTAGCAAAACAAGCAGAAAGGAAGgccagtgagaatttcaacagagaATGAAAGAGGAAGTTTAGAGTAGCCCTACAGTTGGAACAAACCGCAGCAACTCGAAAAACCTAGCTTCAATTAGATAGAACTGTGTGGCAAGTTATGTCCCAGGGCATTGTCAAATAATAGAGAGGTCCACCAGAAATTAGTGGGTGTTAACGGCACAGCGTGATAACAATGGAGACAGACTAACTAGAACTCTTACAGGGACGGCAGGGAAAGAAACAGCAAGAGAGCCCTGCTAAAACTACTGTCCTTGGGGTTGAGGGGAGGTGTCAGCAACACTGCATATACCCAGGTGACGTAGTGCAACATCAGAGGCCATACAATTCAGGGTAAGTGGACTTAGCCAAAATGGTCCAGCTAAGTCACTAACCATATAAGCAAACAAGCCCTGGAGAAGGGACTGTGAGTCTCCAGAACTGCTATTatgtaaaatgtccagttttGAACCAAAAAAATAAGATCTACAAATAAACAGGAAAGTGTGACTCATACATGGTGGggagaaaagcaataaaaaaaatttttttaattgcctttGAGTGGGTCCAGTTATTGGAAGCAGACAAAAACCTCAAAGCatctagatatatatacatacatacacacatacacatactaaAACCATGCTGAAGGTAAAGGAAGGTATGATAATATTCCCTCAAAGAATATTAATggagatagaaattatttttaaagaaccaaatggaGCTCTCTGGACTTAAAAAGTATAATAACTGAATGAAAGATTCATTAGAGGGACTCAACAGTAGCTTTGCAGTAGAAAGCCAATGTGGGGATTAATCAATATAGATAATGCAATCAGAAGAacaggaaaaaggggaaaaaaacagcttCAGAGACATGGAACATCAACACATATGTCATGGAAGTGCCACAAAGAGAGGAGAAACGAGtgaaaagttattacaagaaacAGTGCCTAAAAAtctcaaatttgatgaaaagcattAATCCAAGAAGGTCAGGTTCTGAAAATAAAAGGAGCCACACCCGGACATaccagaataaaaattttaaaagacagaagaatcttgaaaacagaaagaaaaaccacTAATCATGTACAAGGAAACCTGATA is drawn from Mesoplodon densirostris isolate mMesDen1 chromosome 14, mMesDen1 primary haplotype, whole genome shotgun sequence and contains these coding sequences:
- the TXNDC9 gene encoding thioredoxin domain-containing protein 9, which translates into the protein MEANAPVEMFSKVLENQLLQTTKQVEEHLDSEIQKLDQMDEDELEHLKEKRLKALKKAQQQKQEWLSKGHGEYREIPSERDFFQEVKESKKVVCHFYRDSTLRCKILDRHLVILSKKHLETKFLKLNVEKAPFLCERLHIKVIPTLALVKDGKTQDFVVGFSDLGNTDDFTTETLEWRLGCSDILNYSGNLTEPPFQSQKKFGTNFTKLEKKTIRGKKYDSDSDDD